A genomic window from Prunus persica cultivar Lovell chromosome G2, Prunus_persica_NCBIv2, whole genome shotgun sequence includes:
- the LOC109947605 gene encoding SKP1-like protein 1B isoform X1 — protein sequence MAVNDDWRPSMQILTVSIRSSGEMIKSGGNNLTLKGWPLTSLLDLTCQIVSDMIKGKTLKEICKTFNIMNDFTPEEEEEIHKENEWAFG from the exons ATGGCAGTCAACGACGATTGGAGGCCTTCGATGCAGATCTTGACCGTTAGTATAAGATCCTCTGGCGAAAT GATCAAATCAGGTGGTAACAATTTGACTTTGAAAGGATGGCCTCTCACA AGCTTGCTGGATTTGACCTGCCAGATTGTGTCAGACATGATCAAGGGAAAGACACTGAAAGAGATCTGCAAGACCTTCAACATCATGAATGATTTCACtcctgaggaagaagaagagatccATAAGGAGAACGAGTGGGCATTTGGGTGA
- the LOC109947605 gene encoding SKP1-like protein 1B isoform X2: MAVNDDWRPSMQILTVSIRSSGEMIKSGGNNLTLKGWPLTIVSDMIKGKTLKEICKTFNIMNDFTPEEEEEIHKENEWAFG, from the exons ATGGCAGTCAACGACGATTGGAGGCCTTCGATGCAGATCTTGACCGTTAGTATAAGATCCTCTGGCGAAAT GATCAAATCAGGTGGTAACAATTTGACTTTGAAAGGATGGCCTCTCACA ATTGTGTCAGACATGATCAAGGGAAAGACACTGAAAGAGATCTGCAAGACCTTCAACATCATGAATGATTTCACtcctgaggaagaagaagagatccATAAGGAGAACGAGTGGGCATTTGGGTGA
- the LOC109947424 gene encoding receptor-like protein 12: MQGHRRCLKLFLAFALLLLQFAKGGEVDHSQKDTNVTRRCKERERKALLAFKRGLVDDHNLLSPWSSEAQKQDCCRWIGVSCSNQTGHVVGLDLSNDVLGGFDILRGKMISPKLIELQHLQHLDLNEINFTGSQFPNFIGSLTNLRYLDLSSTNLGGKFPSQVGNLTNLVYLDLRGMTLQM, encoded by the coding sequence ATGCAGGGCCACAGAAGGTGCTTGAAACTCTTTCTTGCATTTGCGCTGCTTTTGCTACAGTTCGCCAAAGGAGGAGAGGTGGACCACAGTCAGAAGGATACTAACGTGACCAGAAGGTgcaaagagagggagaggaaagCACTCCTTGCATTCAAGCGTGGCCTGGTGGATGATCACAATCTCCTCTCTCCATGGAGTTCCGAAGCCCAGAAACAAGATTGTTGCAGATGGATAGGAGTCTCTTGTAGCAACCAAACAGGTCATGTTGTTGGACTTGATCTTTCAAACGATGTTCTAGGCGGATTTGACATTTTGCGAGGTAAGATGATTAGTCCTAAACTGATTGAGTTGCAGCATTTACAACATTTGGACCTCAATGAGATTAATTTCACTGGGAgccaatttccaaatttcattGGTTCTCTAACCAATTTAAGATACCTTGATCTGTCTTCGACTAATTTGGGAGGCAAGTTTCCAAGTCAGGTCGGAAATCTTACGAACTTGGTGTATCTGGACTTAAGGGGTATGACTTTACAAATGTAG
- the LOC18786721 gene encoding LRR receptor-like serine/threonine-protein kinase GSO1 has translation MEKNGGNHISNVAWWISLIYSSSWGLEAQKQDCCRWVGVSCSNQTGHVLQLDLSYKVVGELDNFQGKMISPKLIELHHLQHLALPWIDFTGSQIPDIIGSLSNLRYLDLTWTYFQGKFPSQVGNLTNLVYLDLSRNRFTNVENLDWLPLLSSLRYLDLSFSNLSNVFDWPAAINKLPELTNLTQEGCDLPSPILSTLSYINSFKSLASVDLHSNRLNSTSSIFVWLSNYNTSLVYLHLSDNLLAGSIPDVFGNMSSLAHLYLYSNQLEGSLPDLTNLSSLEVLSLRNSQLSKVISGTHFSKLSKLRNLDLSSNSLVLDIHADWIPPFQLDYIILGSCKMGQITKEIGNLQSLDSLDLSRNHIDGRIPTSLARIDRLGFLDLSYNNLFGKIPVRTQLQGFDPSFYAGNLQLCGPPLKKMCADEVEKGPSEQTDFINQEDKDELITLGFYISMGLGFAAGFWGVCGTLIFSRSWSYAYLKFLNGLNDWLFVRIALLKPQLKDA, from the exons ATGGAGAAGAACGGAGGCAACCATATATCAAACGTGGCCTGGTGGATAAGTCTGATTTACTCCTCTTCATGGGGTTTAGAAGCACAAAAACAAGATTGTTGCAGATGGGTGGGAGTCTCTTGTAGCAACCAAACTGGCCATGTTCTTCAACTTGATCTTTCATACAAAGTTGTAGGCGAACTTGACAATTTTCAAGGTAAGATGATTAGTCCTAAACTGATTGAGTTGCACCATTTACAACATTTGGCCCTTCCTTGGATTGATTTCACTGGGAGCCAAATTCCAGATATCATTGGTTCTCTATCCAATTTAAGATACCTTGATCTGACTTGGACTTATTTTCAAGGGAAGTTTCCAAGTCAGGTCGGAAATCTTACGAACTTGGTGTATTTGGACTTAAGCCGTAATCGCTTTACAAATGTGGAAAATCTCGactggcttcctcttctttcgtCGTTAAGATATTTGGACTTGAGTTTCTCGAATCTCAGTAATGTTTTCGATTGGCCGGCAGCCATTAATAAGCTTCCTGAACTAACAAACTTGACACAAGAGGGATGTGATCTTCCTTCTCCAATTCTTTCCACTCTTTCTTACATAAACTCTTTTAAATCTCTTGCTAGCGTTGACCTTCATTCCAACCGTTTGAATAGTACTTCTTCAATATTCGTATGGTTGTCCAACTATAATACCAGCCTTGTTTATCTTCACCTCTCTGATAACCTTCTAGCTGGTTCAATTCCTGATGTTTTTGGAAACATGAGCTCTCTGGCACATCTTTATCTTTATTCTAACCAACTTGAAGGGTCATTACCTGATCTTACAAACCTTTCATCTTTGGAAGTCTTGTCTCTTCGTAACAGTCAATTAAGCAAAGTAATTTCAGGAACTCATTtctcaaaactctccaaaCTACGGAATTTGGATTTATCTTCTAACTCGCTAGTTTTAGACATCCATGCTGATTGGATTCCTCCTTTCCAACTGGACTACATAATTTTGGGGTCTTGCAAGATGG GTCAAATAACTAAAGAGATCGGAAACTTGCAGTCACTAGATTCTCTTGATTTGTCAAGAAATCATATAGACGGAAGAATTCCAACAAGCCTTGCTCGGATAGATCGTCTTGGTTTCTTGGACTTGTCATATAACAACTTGTTTGGCAAAATTCCAGTCAGGACTCAGCTCCAAGGCTTTGATCCCTCTTTTTATGCTGGGAATCTTCAACTCTGTGGACCTCCACTTAAAAAGATGTGTGCTGATGAAGTGGAAAAAGGTCCAAGTGAGCAAACTGACTTCATCAACCAAGAGGACAAGGATGAGCTAATAACACTGGGATTCTACATTAGTATGGGGCTTGGATTTGCTGCTGGATTTTGGGGAGTTTGCGGCACCTTGATATTTTCAAGGTCATGGAGCTACGCGTACTTGAAGTTCTTGAATGGTTTAAATGATTGGCTTTTTGTGAGGATAGCTTTGTTGAAGCCGCAATTGAAGGATGCTTAA